The Delphinus delphis chromosome 2, mDelDel1.2, whole genome shotgun sequence genome segment CTCCCTCTGACCTCAGCTCATCGAGCGGTCCCCACGCACCCTGCCGCGCTCCATGATCTATGTCAGCATCATCACCTTCATCATGGGCGCCAGCATCCACCTGGTGGGTGACTCTGTAAACCACCGCCTGATCTTCAGCGGCTACCAGAACCACCTGTCAGTCCGCGAGAACCCCATCATCAAGAATCTCAAGCCGGAGACGCTGGTGAGCCTCCACCCCGGCAGTGCGATCCGTCCTGGGGCCCAAAGAGGCTGCCCGACCTATCACGATGCCCTAGATGAgggcagcccccccccccccgcccccgccaagcTAGGATGCTCCTGTGTTGCTAGGAAGTGGCACGTAGGCTCCCACCAGGGCCCCCTCCTCCGGGTAGGGAGGGActgagggcagctgggggaggcctGGCCATTGGAGGGAGGGGGGCCGCCGGGTTGCGTGGGTCCCGCACCTCCCCTGAAGCCCCTCCCACTCTGCCCCTGACTCGCCTCTGCCGCCCCCAGATCGACTCCTTTGAGCTGCTCTACTACTACGACGAGTACCTGGGCCACTCCATGTGGTGAGTAATGGGGCCCGTGGCCCCAGCCAGCTCTGCCGCCGGCCTTGGTGACACTGAACAAGGGCCTGGGGTCTCCAGGTGTCGAGCGCAGCGGCTGGAATGGCGTGCTCTTCCCGGCGGGAGCGCTGTCACTCAGCTCTGGCTCCCGCCGCGCCGCCTTCCGCTCCCGCCAGCCCGCGGTGCCCGCGGCGGCCACTAGAGGGCAGCGAGTGGCTGTCCTCCCTGGGCCGAGGCTGCAGCGCTGATAAACATTCTCCCCCAccctggggatggggatggggaccCCGCCGGGTCGGGCTGCGGTCTTGGGCATGGAGGCGGGGAGGAAGATGAGCAGGTCCGGCTGGACtggagcgggggtggggcgggggcagggtgCTGTCTGTGCCCCCGCTCCTCCTAACTCCCAGGGgagcgcctccctcccacccctccacccacaGTGGAGGAAACCTCACGAATGCGGGCTCAGCCACAGCAGATGCAGGGCCCAAGCTGGGGGCAGTCATCTGTTCCAGGCCCACACCTTACACAGGATAAGCTGGGGCCGGTGGGAGGGGGTTTGGCCCTGGGTTGACAGCTAGTGACGGAGCCAGCCCTGGGCCTGGGTGGCTCCACTCCCGAGCGAGGTGGGCTTTACTCTTGTTGCACTTGCCCTACGCTGTGTTCCTAGGTTCTGTTTGGGGACCTGGAAGGTCAGGGGCTTCCTGGACAGGCAGGCCTCTTGCCAGTTCTCCCTGGCCTGTGCCAGAAGACCCTTCCGGTGGGAGGCTGGGGacgggaggaggagagaggaagagaggctgGAGAAACGAAGGAGCAGGAGAGGACTGGGCACAtgaggggcaggagggaaggtgGAGAAGGAGACAAGGTGGTGTGCGGGAAGAGAAGGGGGGGTGTGATGGCACAGGTGCGTGGGGAGAGCAGCCTGTgtgtggagaggagagagggcgGTACCTTTGGGgtgaaatggtgtgtgtgtggaaagGGGGTGAGGCTGTGGGCTGAGTGTGGGTGAAGGGGCTTCACAGAGCTCCTTGGAGTCCTCTGGCAGGTGCTGTCCCCCCCACCTTATTTTAAACTGGGACCTCGGGCCTCTCCCTCCTCGACCCTGCTGGGTACACCCCTTTCCAGGGCAGTGAGGAGCTGGGACTGCTGGTATTTGGGTGCGTACACGaggcagatacacacacacacacacacacacacacacacacacacggagtgAGTGGGGTGGCCAGCGCCGCGTGGGAGGGAGCTGCCCCTCCCCGCACCCCCCAGCCTGCGGGGCTCTGACCGGCATGTGCTCAGGGAGCAGACCTCAtcttcctgcttccctcctggACCCCCTGCTCGGGAAAGGCTGCCAGGGAAGAGTGCCACCCGAACCAGGCATTTTTGTAAACCATGAAGTGAGTGCATAGGATGGTTCAGGGAACCAGTACAAGGACGAGCGGGGAAGAGGCCCTGGGTGGAGGCAGCTGGACGGGGCAGCGGGCGGCTCAGCACTGGTTTCCTTGCTGCAGGTACATCCccttcttcctcatcctcttcATGTACTTCAGTGGCTGCTTCACTCCCACCAAAGCTGAGAGCTCAATGCCAGGGCCAGCCGTGCCCCTGGTGGTGCCCAGCGGCCTGTACTACTGGTGAGTGGACGCTGGACCTGGGGTGCGGGGAGGCTGGGAGCCCTTAGTGAGCCAGGGAGTGAAAATGTGCTCTTGACCACAGGgctgctgtgtgaccccaggtgAGACTCTCCCTGTTGAggtcccttcttcctcctctttcagtGGGGATTGTGACTGCCTTATGGTGGCCGCTCTGTGACCAGGAAGCCAGGCCTGAGTGTGACCTCTTCACATTCAGAGTGCAACCTCGGGGCCAATAGAATCCATCTCCGACACCAGGCCCTGTAAAGGCCTTGGGACCTCAATTtactcctctgtgaaatgggaataatacccaCCTGTCTCCCTTTTAGGACATGGTGAGAATCCAGGGGGAGAGAAAGGGGCTTTGTAAACTATGGAGCATCATGGAGATGACAAGGACAGATATGTGGGGAATTCCATGGCCTCAGGGGCTCCCTGCCTGGTTTCCTTTTCCCTCCAGCTCTCTCTTCCCATTCCAGGGGCTCCAGGCCTCAGCCAGACTCCTACCCCTCCTCTGTCACTTCCGCTCTGGAGAAAGGCTCCCCTGGGGATTGTGGGTGTCCTGGAAACAACTAGCCCTTCTCTGGTGGGAAGCCTCCAGCCAAATGAAAAGGGCCTCCGCTCCTGGGGCCAGCTCCGGCCCACCTCCAGGGGCTGCCCGTGGCCAGCAGTGGGGGTCCACCAGGGCAAATCCGCATGCCCGCTGAGGGCAGGATTAACAGGAATGGGTGGAGGGAAAGAGGTGAGACGTGGGAAGGAGCTTCGGCCCGTTCTTACCCATAGCACTAATAGGAGGCCATTTATTGAACAATATGCTTTTCCAAGTATGTAGTTCTTGAGAGATAGGGCCATTTATGCCCCCTTTATTAGCAAGAAAACAGAGGCTCCAAGATGTCATGGAAAGTCCCCAAGGTGACACAGCCACCAAGTTGCAGAGCTATGTAGTTCCTTGAGTGGGATGGGTCAACATCTATAGGCAGGGGAGTGGACGAGATAACCTCTCAGAAGCCCTCTAGCCAGTGTTACTGAGTTCCTGGCCACATGCTAGGTACTGCCTTAAGAGATGGAGAGAACCCTGGGAGATGAGACTGTCCCAGCCTTCAACGAGACAGTAATGACAACTCCCGTCAGCTGAAACTGCATTCCCAAACTCAGATGCCTTTAGGAACCAAGCTGGTAACAGAAATGCATGAAGCAGGCATCAAGTGAGGcagtagggagtggtggggactgtggcaaaGCTGCAGAACAATGCTCTGTCTAAAGGCAGCAGCTGCTTTCTCCTCATCCGTTATTGTTACGTGGGAATACAAGCCTAAGGTGAGCAGGGAAACCAGAACTCCACATTGGCAGGTAATCTGCTATTTACATACTGGCAACAAactctatgttttaaaaaacagtaactcTACAAGCCAAGTCAATATGCTGCGTATGGGCCACGGCTCAGAGTGAAGTGGTTGCCTCAGCCCCTCACTTGACGTGCTAATCTGACCCACTGGGTGGGCAGCCTGGTACTTGGGTAGAGGGAGGGACGCCGGGCAGGATGGGCTGTCACAGCACCCACCTCTGCTCACGCACGGGCCTCCTTAGGTACCTGGTCACCGAGGGCCAGATCTTCATCCTCTTCATCTTCACCTTCTTCGCCATGCTGGCCCTTGTCCTGCACCAGAAGCGCAAGCGCCTCTTCCTGGACAGCAAcggcctcttcctcttctcctcctttgCCCTCACCCTCCTGCTCGTGGCGCTCTGGGTCGCCTGGCTATGGAATGACCCAGTACTCAGGAAGAAGTACCCGGGCGTCATCTACGTCCCTGAGCCCTGGGCCTTCTACACCCTCCACGTCAGCAGCCGACACTGAGTCCGGAGGGGTATGTGCACCCCAGATCCTCGCCCAACCTCAGGCTGCACGGGGTGTCGAGCCACCTGACCGTGGGCAGCCAGAGGCCAGCCCTCCCCGCCATCCACCGGCCTGGTCTCTGGTCTCCCTCTGCCAGaagctctctctccccccccactCCAGGATCGTGGCACCCCTTCGTGTGAGGCTGACTGCAGGTTTCTGAGTGGCCGCTGAAGGCAGAGTTCTCACGCACTTGTACTGTTCCCTGAGCCGCTCACTAGGGGTGGGGACGTCGTGAGGCTCTTCAGTCAGCCTTGTCTCAGCCTCAGTCTCTGCCTGCCACCAGCAGGCCTGTTCCCAGGAAAGGGGCCCTCGTTCCCCATgggacgcccccccccccccgcctcccctgAGGCACTGGGGCCCGGTCTCCTCCCTCGGCTGCGGGCCCTCGGCCTCATTTCCCAGCAGTGCCGGCCTGCGTGTGCGCAGGGGTCTTGGGGGCCTGCCTCGCCTCCCCCGGCCCCGCCTCCTCTGCTGTGCTCTCAGGGAGCCCTGTGCCTCAGAGCCTCCTTTCACCCTGCATGCAGTGGTCCCCCAGCCCCCGTCAGTCCCCGTCTGCTGGCAGCATCAGGGGTGAGAAGTGTGACTAAAGGCGGTGTGGAGCCCAGCCTGgctggctgctgctgcttcttactTTGGGAGTGAAtttgggaggcaggaggagggcgGTTcctggagcaggggagggagtggCTGGTCTGGGGCCCAGGCAGGAGCCCTGGGCTGACCCCAAGGGCCCACTCAGCCCCGTGTGGCTGAGAGCAGGTGTTGCCACTATCCGCTGGCCCTCCGTGCCACTTAGTAGGATCCTGCGGTAGGGGGTCACCTCAGGAGCAAGAAGGGCCTCCTCTAGGTCCCAGCTCTCTTCAGAGGAGTCTGGGGGGCGTTCACAGGGGTGGGGACCAGCATAGGGCATCTCCAGACCTGCCCCTCAGAGATGTCCCACTGAGCCTCCCAGCTGTGCTACCAGCCCGTTCCAGGGGCTGAAGCAGAGAGGGTGCCCTTTGGGGGAAGGTGGCGGGCCTGGTTTGTGGGAGGTTGGCACTtagccttgggcaagttgtttaatcCCTTGGGGCCTCAGCTCTTGATCTCTGAGGGTCTCAGCCTCACCACACAGCCACCGGGGGCTTTGGGCTACTGTTACTAGAAAACACAGGGGAGGGCCACGCTGAACAGGAGACGCCTCATTGTCGGCCATGTTGTGATGAGAGAAACGCCTTTGAGGAAAGCGGCTTTGTTTCTCAGGCTTGCTGCTGAGGCATGTTACAGCACGGTAACCCTCCTCACGCCCAGAGTGTGGACATAAAGACTGGAGTTTAGGATTCCCACTTTGCCTTTCCCAGGcaccttttaaaataaccacTCAGCGTTTAAACCCATAAAAAGCTGGTGACCTCGACCCCTCCCGCTTTAGATAGGTACTTGGTACCCTGCTCTCTTCTCCCTCAGGATCTGGGACGGAGGATGGTCCTTCCCCTGGCTCATTGCGCCCCCTGGCGTCTGGGATCTGAAACAATAAATCTTGTGGCTCTACTTCCTTCGTGTGGATCTATTGAAACTGCCTTCAGTCAAAAGGACCCCATGGGTTTCATTTCCCCAGAGTGGGAGCTGGATGCCGAGGGAGCTGCCTGCTGCCCCTGCGTGGGTGGCTTGTGCCCCCTGACTCAGCAGGTCACAAGTCTGTACATTCTTAATCCATAAGCCAGCTGCGGCCTTTCAGGACACAAGGGCCCCCACCTGCCCAGCAACCTCGTTTGACCCCTTCCCTACCTCAAGGCCACTGTTAACTGCAAAGCCTGCTCCAGGCCTGTTCTCCATAGAAGGACTTAATGGATATCGTCTGAGCAGGCATAGGCCTGGTTATGTGGGGTCTGAAGCTTATACAATTTTGGGGGTGCTTGAtaagaaaacagtttttaaaaaaagtgaataagAAATTAGGTATGAAAACGAGTGtttagaatggaaaagaaatcacagcaagttatTGGAGCCTTGGAGAGTCATGTCCCTCTTGACCAAGATCTCTTTGGGCAATTTACTGAAAATGTGCCCTAGAAATACTTCTTAATTGCACCCTGGCTTCCCTCCACCTAGAAAACTCTaggccagtggttttcaaagtatgGTCCTGGCTGGCAGCATCTAGATGGCAggagaaaatgcagattcttccCCCCTTtcacctgctgaatcagaaattctggtgATAGGGCCCTTCAGGTGAACAAAATCTCAGCCCCCAAGTGGCATTGGAGGGGGTTTCTGTTTTGCGGCCCGAGTTGAAGTGTAGACTACACATGACAAGGTAAAGCAGACACCTTGAGAATTTTTGTATAGTGAACTCAGGTAGCCACCACCCCGTGCAGGTGTTTTCAGTCATGAGAAACACCCCTTAGAGACACCTAGAAACACCTAAAAAAGGAGTTGGCCAGGGTGTCGCAGTTGGTGTGCCTTCGGGGACACAGCCCCAAACTCTAGCGCACACTGACCTAAACTCAAGGAAATGTCACGTGTATGGTCAGGCcgttcaagatggctgttctcttgctctctgtacatccccagCTCGACCAGGCCCTGCTTGGCTCCCATGACTATCTAATCCTCTTAATTGTAGGGCTTTATTAGTCCCTGGTAACTGAGCCCACCTGAAGTCAActccccctataactggtaacctcctTCCCCCGCAGAGCAGCAAAGATGGCTGCCGAGTCCCGTCTGCCGCACAcggtggggtgttgctccaggatgTTGCTTCAAACGAGTAAGATCCCCTGTCCAACAAAtcactgatgtctctgtcactgtctctggGCTGTTCCTTTGGTCTCAAGGCTGGGCCACTCCAagccttgcaggcctgcgggaGTGCAGCCCAACAACTGGCGAGCCAGCCGAGAAGCCGGGGAGACTCCCGGGCGCACCGAGATGTCGGGGAAGAAGGACGGGGAATGGAACGTTGTGAGGAATCCGGGGGGTGGCCATCCACTCGTGTGCGGGGCCCTGTGGCGTCTGTCCTTGATGAATGAGGGCCGCCGAGAGACTGGCGAATCCACAGACCCCCCCTGAGGGTGTTGCAGAGATGTCGCTGCCGTTACTGTGgggagaaagaagccagacggTGGAAGGGGTGGCCGTGGCTGTGCGCTGGCTGCTGCTTTGGAGGCTGAGAAAGGCCACAGACGCTGAGCAAGTGCCCAAGGCTCAGGTTAGGGGCCTACAGGTGGGGTGCCAGGCTGGCCCAAACCAAAACTGCCGGAACGTTAATGGCCAGATTGAGGGAACAAGATGGGAAGCAGACACTTAGCCCACCACGCCGCGTGGCTGAAGGGAAGGTAGCTTCCCCGACTGGGAGTCCAGATGGTTGGGGCCCGTCCAGATGGGAACCCCAAGGCGTGGGACCCTACAGAGCACActgatgaagaggaagaagattgGGACGAGGTCATCGAGCTCCCTGTCCCCCAGGCGCAGATGAAGAGCTCTTTTCTCCCCCAGCGCGGAGGCAGCAGACCATCAGGAGGGATCCTCTCTCTCCCATCATAATGGTGATATTCTGTTAACCTCAGGGTCTGTTTCCCGTTTCAAAGTAGCAGCCCCCACGCTTGGAGCTCATTTGACAGCAGAGGGCTGGCTGGAGAATGCAGACAGAAGGCAAAGACCTGGATGACCTGTCAAATACTTGGGTGTTCTCTGGTCAGGTCAGCCCAAAGTGGTACTGTCAGCAGTTACTGGCAAAATGCAAGCACACCTGTGGCCCATCACCCCGAAACAATTACAGACCTGGCTAGGGCTGTTGGGCTGTTGGAGGCCTCTCATCCCGCATCTGGCCCAAGCTTTTTGACCCTTGTTCAAGCCTGTAAAGAAGGGAGCTCAGTGGGAGAGGACCCCGGGGGAGGAAGATGCCTTCACCCAAGCCAAGGTGGCTGTTAAACAGATCCAGGGCTTTAGGGATATGAACTCAGGGACAGGCTTGTGAGGTGGACGTGGCCAGTTACCTGAAACGGTTTGGTTGGGGCCTGTGGTAACAGCGTAATCACAAGAGTgcccttgggcttctggtcccaCCCGTGGAAGGGGGCGGAATAACGATGCCGTGGGCTGGAACAACAGCTCTGGGCAATCGACAATGCTTCACAACAGGCGAAAGCCATCCCAGGAGGCGCCCCAGTGACTGTACTTACTCAGGATCCCACAGCTGAGTGGCTAAAGGATACCTTCCAGAAGCCCAGGTCCGGGCACGCACAAGTCCGAACCATAACTAAGTGGCGTGTCTGTTGAAGGCAACGTAGCCCTTGACCTACTGGCCCACCGAGTGCAGAGTTACACGCTGAGGCCTGGTTACCTACACCACGGAGGACCCCACCGGCCTGACGGAGACAGCTGATCCTCCTGAGATGCCACCTTTAGTGGAAGAAGGCACAGGCTCCATCCCTTGGGAGGTTTCGTACACCGATGGGTTGGCCCGGGGTAATCAGTGCAGGTGGGCAGCAGTGGCCAGCCGGCCTGCAAGGGACAGCATCTGGATGGATGCAGTGGATAGCCCGGGAGTGGATGGTGGCGGGGCGACCCTATGGGGAAAGGACCCcgatagtgaccaaggaacccactttaTGGGCCACGCAATTCAGGCATGGGCTGATAAAAATGACAGACACTGGCATCTCCCCCTGCGCTACGACGCCCCTGCTGCCAGGCTAAGCTGAGGGATGAATGGACCACTTAACCAGCTGGTGAAACTGGAAACCCGCTCTCTTGACACGTGGCCCAGGACGCTAACTCAGCCCCTCTGAGCTATAACGGAACATCCCAGGAGCAGTCGACCCAGTGCCTGCAGCACGTTAACCCAGAAGCAACTAGGCAACACCATCCAAGTTCAGCTGTTGACCACCGAAGGACCAGGACTGATCAGGACAATAACTTGTTTTCACCCTGGCCACCGGACCTATTCCTAGGGGAACCCGGTACACAATGGCCTGGGACTGGCAGGTAGGTCCCCGGCGTTCTGGGTTTGCTGCTTCATGGGGAATAGGATTAGAAAGGGACTTACAGGCTTCACCTGTCCTCCACTTGGCCCTGCCTAAGGCTACTAAGGTGATTAATCCAGACCCCTGTTGGAGAAAGCACCATTATATGAACGCTATGGTCTGTTATGCGCCCTCTCCAGTATTTGGCACtggctgtggggactgagggtgGACAGACGGCGTGGGACTGCAGGCTGCGATGCAGACCACAGGTAGGGGTGGTGTGATCTCAGAATGCTGTTACTGCTTGTATTTGGCTTCAGGGTCATGATCTTCCCCCGTCTTGTGCCTGTAAAGCATCTCTATATTTCGTGCCTAGCCTGAGCAGAGGGAATGTGTTTGGGAACTGGACAGCAGTGGTGGCCTCGCCATTGGTAAGTCTGACCGCTGGGGCTACAGCGAGATGCTATCGTCATCCTCCTCTGGACTTCCATGAAAAGTTGACCCAATAAGCGCCTGGCTGCAAAGTCTGCCCACCTCTTGGACTCTTGATACTCCTTAGCAGCTGTTGGCTCTATTGCATTTGTGGTGTTTGGTTGCAGTGCCCTCTGCATACCTGACCCCAGGGATATGGCGGAAGAGGGTCAGACCAAGATTGTAAGGGTCATATAGGGTGTGTAGGGGTGGAGCGTATGGTCAGGCcgttcaagatggctgttctcctGCTCTCCGTACATCCCCAGCTCCACCAGGCCCTGCTTGGCTCCcatgactatccaatcctctTAATTGTAGGGCTTCATTAggccctggtaactgatgagcccagCTGAAGTCAATgccccctataactggtaacctcctTCCCCCGCAGAGCAGCAAAGATGGCTGCCGAGTCCCGTCTGCCGCACACGGTGGGGTATTGCTCCAGGATGTTGCTTCAAACGTGTAAGATCCCCTACCCGACAAAtcactgatgtctctgtcactgtctctggGCTGTTCCTTTGGTCTCAAGGCTGGGCCACTCCAagccttgcaggcctgcgggaGTGCAGCCCAACAATTGGCGAGCCAGCCGAGAAGCCGGGAAAACTCCCGGGCGCACCGAGATGTCGGGGAAGAAGGACGGGGCATGGAACGTTGTGAGGAATCCGGGGGGTGGCCATCCACTCATGTGCGGGGCCCTGTGGCGTCTGTCCTTGATGAATGAGGGCCGCCAAGAGACTGGCGAATCCACAGACCCCCCCCCGAGGGTGTTGCAGAGATGTCGCTGCCGTTACTGTGGGGGGAGAGAAGCCAGACGGTGGAAGGGGTGGCCATGGCTGTGGGCTGGCTGCTGCTTTGGAGGCTGAGAAAGGCCACAGACACTGAGCAAGTGCCCAAGGCTCAGGTTAGGGGCCTACAGGTGGGGTGCCAGGCTGGCCCAAACCAAAACTGCCGGAACGTTAATGGCCAGATTGAGGGAACAAGACGGGAAGCAGACGCTTAGCCCACCACGCCACGTGGCTGAAGGGAAGGTAGCTTCCCCGACAGGGGGTCCAGATGGTTGGGGCCCGTCCAGATGGGAACCCCAAGGCGTGGGACCCTACAGAGAGAGgtgatgaagaggaagaagattgGGACGAGGTCATCGAGCTCCCTGTCCCCCAGGCGCAGATGAAGAGCTCTTTTCTCCCCCAGAGCGGAGGCAGCAGACCATCAGGAGGGATGCCTCTCTCTCCCATCATAATGGTGATATTCTGTTAACCTCAGGGTCTGTTTCCCGTTTCAAAGTAGCAGCCCCCACGCTTGGAGCTCATTTGACAGCAGAGGGCTGGCTGGAGAATGCAGACAGAAGGCAAAGACCTGGATGACCTGTCAAATACTTGGGTGTTCTCTGGTCAGGTAAGCCCAAAGTGGTACTGTCAGCAGTTACTGGCAAAATGCAAGCACACCTGTGGCCCATCACCCCGAAACAATTACAGACCTGGCTAGGGCTGTTGGGCTGTTGGAGGCCTCTCATCCCGCATCTGGCCCAAGCTTTTTGACCCTTGCTCAAGCCTGTAAAGAAGGGAGCTCAGTGGGAGAGGACCCCGGGGGAGGAAGATGCCTTCACCCAAGCCAAGGTGGCTGTTAAACAGATCCAGGGCTTTAGGGATATGAACTCAGGGACAGGCTTGTGAGGTGGACGTGGCCAGTTACCTGAAACGGTTTGGTTGGGGCCTGTGGTAACAGGTAATCACAAGAGTgcccttgggcttctggtcccaCCCGTGGAAGGGGGCGGAATAACGATGCCGTGGGCTGGAACAACAGCTCTGGGCAATCGACAATGCTTCACAACAGGCGAAAGACATCCCAGGAGGCGCCCCAGTGACTGTACGTACTCAGGATCCCACAGCTGAGTGGCTAAAGGATACCTTCCAGAAGCCCAAGTCCGGGCACGCACAAGTCCGAACCATAACTAAGTGGCGTGTCTGTTGAAGGCAACGTAGCCCTTGACCTACTGGCCCACCGAGTGCAGAGTTACACGCTGAGGCCTGGTTACCTACACCACGGAGGACCCCACCGGCCTGACGGAGACAGCTGATCCTCCTGAGATGCCACCTTTAGTGGAAGAAGGCACAGGCTCCATCCCTTGGGAGGTTTCGTACACCGATGGGTTGGCCCGGGGTAATCAGTGCAGGTGGGCAGCAGTGGCCAGCCGGCCTGCAAGGGACAGCATCTGGATGGATGCAGTGGATAGCCCAGGAGTGGATGGTGGCGGGGCGACCCTATGGGGAAAGGACCCcgatagtgaccaaggaacccactttaTGGGCCACGCAATTCAGGCATGGGCTGATAAAAATGACAGACACTGGCATCTCCCCCTGCGCTACGACGCCCCTGCTGCCAGGCTAAGCTGAGGGATGAATGGACCACTTAACCAGCTGGTGAAACTGGAAACCCGCTCTCTTGACACGTGGCCCAGGACGCTAACTCAGCCCCTCTGAGCAATAACGGAACATCCCAGGAGCAGTCGACCCAGTGCCTGCAGCACGTTAACCCAGAAGCAACTAGGC includes the following:
- the LOC132420876 gene encoding ceroid-lipofuscinosis neuronal protein 6 homolog isoform X5; this encodes MEAAARRRQHPGAAGGPGAQPGASFLQARHSSVKADEAASTAPFHLDLWFYFTLQNWILDFGRPIAMLVFPLEWFPLNKPSVGDYFHMAYNIITPFLLLKLIERSPRTLPRSMIYVSIITFIMGASIHLVGDSVNHRLIFSGYQNHLSVRENPIIKNLKPETLIDSFELLYYYDEYLGHSMWYIPFFLILFMYFSGCFTPTKAESSMPGPAVPLVVPSGLYYWYLVTEGQIFILFIFTFFAMLALVLHQKRKRLFLDSNGLFLFSSFALTLLLVALWVAWLWNDPVLRKKYPGVIYVPEPWAFYTLHVSSRH